Proteins from one Candidatus Margulisiibacteriota bacterium genomic window:
- a CDS encoding TIGR04295 family B12-binding domain-containing radical SAM protein, translating to MWEDCTMRFALINPNWSLNGVFSPGCNEPHLPIEYGYTKSLLEKKKHEAIIIDGHFEKLSIQGIYNRLIRFDPDFVVITTAPSYLSWRDTPPELIIPIETIKVLHNIPATKIAVGPHGSLTPEIILRKLGIDAVIIGECEEIVSLFTDKNPLTWKNIPSICYKNQNEIIVQGSAYESDMNNLTSLLWPAELLSRNHHQHNRFNFPDLSSGAEIEASRGNPMPTSNPFRSRYRKRQLSTVIKELDHLIHCGIEYVYFIDELFLPDTDLLFALAERPIKFGIQTRLELWTRERLNLLGMSGCVSIEAEVKNISEKKYLLPNNQYIVTSKQIIEHIIYTKKRIPFVKAMLIDSKSDNPELVENWKKYLQHFGIWANKPGNEFPYPGTEDYEKLWGEPDDKAWEKAFEYFAKNSIGSNDLLEEQLTHPSELEKRSIIEQRMHITN from the coding sequence ATGTGGGAGGATTGTACAATGAGATTTGCGCTCATTAATCCTAACTGGTCATTAAACGGCGTTTTTTCTCCCGGATGCAATGAACCCCATCTTCCAATCGAGTATGGATATACAAAATCCCTGCTGGAAAAGAAAAAACATGAAGCAATTATAATTGATGGCCACTTCGAGAAACTAAGCATACAAGGGATTTATAATCGACTCATCAGGTTTGATCCTGACTTCGTAGTTATCACTACAGCGCCTAGTTATCTCTCCTGGCGAGACACTCCCCCGGAATTAATCATCCCGATTGAAACCATCAAGGTGCTTCACAACATACCTGCAACAAAAATTGCTGTCGGCCCCCACGGATCGTTAACTCCGGAAATAATACTCAGAAAGCTTGGCATTGATGCAGTAATTATTGGAGAATGCGAAGAAATAGTATCACTTTTTACAGATAAAAATCCGTTAACCTGGAAAAATATCCCCTCAATTTGCTATAAAAACCAGAATGAAATTATAGTTCAAGGTTCAGCATACGAATCAGACATGAATAACCTGACATCTCTATTATGGCCTGCAGAGCTACTTTCAAGGAATCACCACCAGCATAATCGTTTTAATTTCCCAGACCTATCTTCCGGGGCAGAAATAGAGGCTTCCCGAGGCAATCCAATGCCCACTTCAAATCCCTTTCGTAGCCGTTATAGGAAACGGCAGCTCAGTACCGTAATAAAAGAGCTGGATCATCTCATACATTGTGGCATAGAATATGTATATTTTATCGACGAATTGTTCCTGCCAGATACGGATCTCTTATTTGCCCTTGCTGAACGGCCCATAAAATTCGGTATACAAACTAGACTTGAGCTATGGACCAGGGAGCGATTAAATTTGCTGGGAATGTCAGGCTGCGTATCGATTGAAGCCGAAGTTAAGAATATCAGCGAGAAAAAATACCTGCTGCCAAATAATCAATATATCGTAACCTCGAAACAAATTATTGAACATATAATTTATACCAAAAAAAGAATACCTTTTGTGAAGGCAATGCTTATTGATTCAAAAAGCGATAATCCCGAACTAGTCGAAAATTGGAAAAAATACCTCCAGCATTTTGGTATCTGGGCAAATAAACCTGGCAACGAGTTCCCTTATCCCGGTACTGAAGACTATGAAAAACTATGGGGAGAACCAGATGACAAGGCTTGGGAAAAAGCATTTGAATACTTTGCAAAAAACTCTATAGGTAGCAATGATCTGCTGGAAGAACAGCTTACGCATCCATCGGAACTCGAAAAGAGATCGATTATCGAACAACGGATGCATATTACAAATTAA